CGGCATGGGCATAGAAGCTGCGCATGATGCGCGACATGTTGATGCCCTTCTTCTCGGCCTCCAGGCTGACGGTGCCGGTCACCGAGGTTTCCAGCGTCAGGTCGCCATTTTCGCGGGTATGGAACCGGATCGGCAGACGGAAGTTGGAAATCCCGACATGCTGGATCTGACGGCGCGCGCCGCGGATCAGGCTGGCCGGGCCGTTCTGCAGGTCGGGCAGGCTCGCCTTGTAGGCGTCATCCGCCTCGAACCCGTCCGGATAGGTCCGGCTGAGGGTCGGATAATCGGACACCGCGCGCCCCGGGCAAAGCGCCGACAGGGCCGGATCGAGGGTCTCGATCTCGCCGTCGGAGGCAGCTCCTGCCCAGTCCCGCAACAGCGCCAGGGCACGCTCGGCCTCGGCGCGGGTCGGTTCGCGGTCGATGTCGCGGTTGAAAACATTCATCGGGTTGTCCCCTTACTCGACCTCGCCATGCCTCCAAAATGGGCGCAAAGCGTGGAAAGTCCATGACGATGATCCAGATTTCACGACCGTTTCTGCGGATCGGTCCTGTGGATGGCGCGTCCGGCCGGGCTCGTCGCGCTCAGATCCGATCCAGCGCCGCGCGCAGATCCGCCAGCAGATCGGCCGGATCTTCCAGCCCGACGCTCAGTCGCAACAGGCCGGGCCCGATACCGAGTGCCGCCCTGGTCTCGTCGCTCAGGCTTTGATGCGTCGTGGTCGCCGGATGGGTGACGATGCTTTTCGCATCGCCGAGATTGTTCGAGAGACGCCAGATGTCGAGCCCGTTCAGAAGCCGGAAGGCGGCCTCCTTGCCGCCCGCGAGATCGAGCGCAAGAAGCGTGCCGCCCTCGGGGAAAAGCGCATGCCCCGGATGGCTGGCAAGCCCCGGATAGATCACCCGGGCAAAGCGCGGGTCGTTTTCCAGCGCTTCGGCGATCAGCCGCGCCCCGGCGGCCTGGGCGCGGACCCTCAGATCGAGCGTTTCCAGCCCCTTGAGCATGATCCAGGCATTGAACGGACTGATCGCGCCGCCGGAATGCTTCATGTAGGTCTGCACCGGCCCGCGGATCACCTCGCGCGGCCCGAGGATCGCACCGCCGAGACAGCGCCCCTGCCCGTCGATATGCTTGGTCGCGGAATAGACCACCAGATCGGCGCCCTGCTCGAAGGCGCGCGAGAAGACCGGCGTCGCGAAGACGTTGTCGACGATCACCTTGGCGCCGGCGGCATGCGCGATCTCGGCCACGGCGGGCAGGTCGATCACCTCGAGCACCGGGTTCGAGACCATCTCGAAGAAGACCGCGGCGGTCCCGGGCATGACCGCGCGACGCCAAGCCTCGAGATCGGTGCCGTCGACCAGCACCACCTCGACGCCGAAACGGCCGAGGACCTCCTCGAGGATGTAGATGCAGGACCCGAACAGCGCCCGCGCCGCGACCACCCGGTCGCCCGCCTTCAAAAGCGCCATCAGCGCGCCATTGACCGCCGCCATGCCCGAGGCGCAGGCGAAGGCATCCTCCGCCCCCTCGATCATCGCCAGCCGGTCCTCGAAGATCGCGACCGTCGGGTTGCCGTAGCGGGCATAGATGAACTCGTCGCGCTCGGCCTTCTCGAATCGCGCCTCGGCGGCTTCGGCGCTGGGATAGTCGAAACCCTGGGTCAGGAAGAGCGCCTCGGACAGCTCTGCATACTGGCTGCGGCGTGCCCCTTCATGAACCGCCCGCGTGCGTTTCGTCCAGTCCCGTTCCATGGCGCGCCTCCTGCGCAAAACAAAAAAAACCCCACCGTCACAGACGCCGGGGGCAAGCTCCGACCTCTTTAGCGGCTTGTTTAACGTGGCCCGCAATCCGGTGAACAAATCGCCACGAGAATATTGGGTATGCCCTCCCCGGCGGGTCGTCAAGCGTCGTCATGCAGCTGTAACCGCGGCTTCACGGGGCTGTTTCAGAGCTTTCGTATCGGTTGGCCGCACGGAACTTTCGGAGCGGTCGGGATGCCCCTGATCCAGGTCAACGCCGCCGGAGAACGGCCCGAACCGCAAGGCGGGGAGGTACGATTAGGCCCCCTGCTCGACCGCGCGCTGGAGGGGCTTGCCCCCCGCGCACCCATCGCGGTTCTCATCCACGGCCTCAAGTTCAGTCTCAGCGATCCGGCGCAAAGCCCGCACCGGCACATCCTTGCGCTCGAGCCCGAGGATCGCTGCTGGAAGGCCGTATCCTGGCCGAGGGCGCTGGGGTTTACCGGGCAGGGCCGGGCCGAGGGGCTCTGCATCGCCTTCGGCTGGGAAGCGGGCCGCAATGTCTGGCGGGCCTATGACGAGGCGCCGCGGGCGGGTCTGGCGCTGGCGCGGCTGATCGAGGCTGTGCGTGCCCGCGCGCCCGGACGGCAGGTCGATCTTCTGGCGCATTCGCTCGGCGCGCGGGTCGCGCTGTCGGCGATGGGCGCCCTTGGCGAGGCCGCTGTCGGCCATGCGGTGCTGATGGCGCCGGCCGAATTCGCCTCGGCAGCGCGCCCCGCGCTTTGTTCGGCCGCGGGGCGGCAGGCGCGGGTCCTGAATGTCACCAGCGGCGAGAACGACCTTTACGACTGGCTGCTTGAACGCTTCGTGGCGCGGCGGGGCGGCGGGCCGACGCTCGGCCGAGGGCTCGGCCGCACCGAGGCGAACTGGACCGATCTCAGGATCGACGACGCGGACACGCTGGCGGCGCTGGCCCGGCTCGGCCATCCGGTCGCGCCGCCCGAGCGGCGGATCTGCCACTGGAGCCCCTATGCACGGCCGGGCATGCTCGGGCTTTACGCGGCACTGATCCGGGGCGAGCTGCCCTACGATCTGCTCCGCGCCCGCCTGCCCGAGGCGCAAGCCGCGCGCTGGTCACGCCTTCTTGGGCTGCCCCGCGTCGAGCTGCCCTTGCCCTTCGCCGGAAACGCCCCATCCTGAGCCGCGACACGGCAAGGGAGACAAATATGACATCCGAGATCGACCTTTACTACTGGCCCACGCCCAATGGCTGGAAGATTTCCATCGCGCTGGAAGAGATGGAGCTGCCCTACCGGCTGACGCTGGTCGATATCGGCGCGGGCGACCAGTTCAAGCCCGACTTCCTCAAGATCGCCCCGAACAACCGGATGCCCGCCATCATCGACCCCGACGGGCCCGATGGCGCACCGGTCTCGATTTTCGAATCGGGCGCGATCCTGCAATATCTGGCCCGCAAGACCGGGCGCTTCTGCGGCCGGACCGAGCGCGAGCGCATCTCGGTCGACCAGTGGCTGATGTGGCAGATGGGCGGGCTGGGTCCGATGGCGGGCCAGGCCCATCACTTCCTGAAATACGCGCCGAGCCTCGAGCCGCCGCAGGACCTGCCCTATGCCAAGGACCGCTACCGCTCCGAGGTCGCCCGGCTTTACGGGGTGCTCGACCGGCAACTGGCGCAGGCCGAATTCGTGGCGGGCGATTTCTTCTCGATCGCCGACATGGCGATCTGGCCCTGGGCCTCGAACTGGGAAGGACAGGAGCAGAGCCTCGACGACAACCCGCATATGGCGCGCTGGCTGGAAAACGTGGCCGCCCGTCCCGGGGTGCAGCGGGGCCGGGCGCTGGCGGCCGAGAGGAAGGCCGATCTCAGCACCAACCGCAAGGCGCAGGCCATGCTGTTCCGCCGCGGCTAGACCGGACGGCGGGCAAACCGGCGGCAGGCCGGGGCTGGGCGAAAAATCTTCGACGAAGATTTTTCGCCCCGCTCAGCCCTCGCGCCCGGTCTCCTCGAGGCCATAGCGCTTGAAGAGCCGCCCCTGCGCCATGAAGAACCCGAAGATCGCGATGGTCAGTCCGAAGGTCTTGAAATTGACCCAGGCATCGGTCGACATCGTGCGCCAGATCGCCTCGTTCAGGACCGCGAGCCCGACGAAGAACAGCATCAGACGCCGGGTCAGGATCATCCAGCCCGCGCGCTCCAGCGGCACCGCCTCGTCCAGCACATATTGCAGGTAGGATTTCCCGCGCAGGAGCCCGAAGCCGAGGACCGCGGCAAACAGCGCATAGATCGCGGTCGGCTTCATCTTGAAGAACCTCTCGTCGTTCAGCCAGACCGTCAGCCCGCCGAACACCACGACCAGCACCGCCGTCGCGATCTGCATCTTCGAGACATGCCGCGTCAGCACCCAGAGGATCGCCGTCGTGACCAGCAAAAGCGGAATGAACCCCGCCGTCGCCAGCACGAAGCCCTGATAGTCGGTGCCCGCGATGGTGAAGGTCCGGTCGCGCAGACGCAGATAGGCGAC
The genomic region above belongs to Rhodovulum sulfidophilum DSM 1374 and contains:
- a CDS encoding glutathione S-transferase N-terminal domain-containing protein produces the protein MTSEIDLYYWPTPNGWKISIALEEMELPYRLTLVDIGAGDQFKPDFLKIAPNNRMPAIIDPDGPDGAPVSIFESGAILQYLARKTGRFCGRTERERISVDQWLMWQMGGLGPMAGQAHHFLKYAPSLEPPQDLPYAKDRYRSEVARLYGVLDRQLAQAEFVAGDFFSIADMAIWPWASNWEGQEQSLDDNPHMARWLENVAARPGVQRGRALAAERKADLSTNRKAQAMLFRRG
- a CDS encoding inner membrane-spanning protein YciB, which encodes MAEKRKINPGLKLALELGPIVAFFVAYLRLRDRTFTIAGTDYQGFVLATAGFIPLLLVTTAILWVLTRHVSKMQIATAVLVVVFGGLTVWLNDERFFKMKPTAIYALFAAVLGFGLLRGKSYLQYVLDEAVPLERAGWMILTRRLMLFFVGLAVLNEAIWRTMSTDAWVNFKTFGLTIAIFGFFMAQGRLFKRYGLEETGREG
- the metZ gene encoding O-succinylhomoserine sulfhydrylase codes for the protein MERDWTKRTRAVHEGARRSQYAELSEALFLTQGFDYPSAEAAEARFEKAERDEFIYARYGNPTVAIFEDRLAMIEGAEDAFACASGMAAVNGALMALLKAGDRVVAARALFGSCIYILEEVLGRFGVEVVLVDGTDLEAWRRAVMPGTAAVFFEMVSNPVLEVIDLPAVAEIAHAAGAKVIVDNVFATPVFSRAFEQGADLVVYSATKHIDGQGRCLGGAILGPREVIRGPVQTYMKHSGGAISPFNAWIMLKGLETLDLRVRAQAAGARLIAEALENDPRFARVIYPGLASHPGHALFPEGGTLLALDLAGGKEAAFRLLNGLDIWRLSNNLGDAKSIVTHPATTTHQSLSDETRAALGIGPGLLRLSVGLEDPADLLADLRAALDRI
- a CDS encoding alpha/beta hydrolase, with amino-acid sequence MPLIQVNAAGERPEPQGGEVRLGPLLDRALEGLAPRAPIAVLIHGLKFSLSDPAQSPHRHILALEPEDRCWKAVSWPRALGFTGQGRAEGLCIAFGWEAGRNVWRAYDEAPRAGLALARLIEAVRARAPGRQVDLLAHSLGARVALSAMGALGEAAVGHAVLMAPAEFASAARPALCSAAGRQARVLNVTSGENDLYDWLLERFVARRGGGPTLGRGLGRTEANWTDLRIDDADTLAALARLGHPVAPPERRICHWSPYARPGMLGLYAALIRGELPYDLLRARLPEAQAARWSRLLGLPRVELPLPFAGNAPS